The DNA region cagcatgcatagttacaattttttcttgtgatgagaacttttaagatctactctggCAACAACTTTCAaacatgcaatacagtattattaactataatcaccaggCTGTACATTACCTCactaggacttatttattttataactgaaagtttgtaacttttgacccccttcacccatttcactcaCCCCGTACCCCTCAAGGCTCTTTAACGatgatctcttcaaatgtttgatAAACACCACCCACAAAAATCGTGATCCAAGGAGGTGATAAAACTAATTTTTACAGCCATTCAAaaattcatgggacttccctggtggttaaaaatccacctgccaatgcaggggacatgggttcgatccctggtccaggaagatcccacatgccgtggagcaactaagcccatgtgccacaactactgagcctgtgctctagagcccacgagccacaactactgagccctcatgccacaactactgaagcccaggcgcctagagcccgtgctctgcaacaagagaagccaccttaatgagaggcctacacaccacaacgaagagtagcccccgctcaccgcaactaaaaagaaagccggcgcgcagcaacaaagacccaatgcagccaaaaattaattaatttaaaaataactgtaatCAAAATTCTAGTGATAATGAGAATAATGGGTTGAGAATCCAATCAAGCTGTTTTATTCCAcgtattttaaaataacactgaATTTAGAATTTGCGGAGAGTGTACATGTGGTTAGAGCAGACACCTGAAGCCAATTTGGGCACCACGAAAAGGGCACATCGGCTACAAACAGGGAGCCGTGTCCACTATAGATGGAAGACAGAGATTCCAGACAGCCTTTTGGAGCAACACTCCTCCTGGACTCCTGGCCTCATTTGCTGGGTCTCTCTCATCCTGCTCTCCACCTGTGGCTGTGCCCCTTGGGAGCCCCCAACAGGGTCCTCCAGGGGCCACCAGCCTGGGTGCTCCAGTTACCCAAGGCCCAGGTTGAGGGCTAAGGGGAGCAATATCCTTCCCCACCTGTATCCTGCTTGTGACACGCTAGCATTTCTACCCAGACTCgtagagcaggagagagaaaggcaaaaaaccaaaaacaaaacacacttcCCTGActcctcctccacccacccccctaCCCCCAACTCCCACctggtctgggttcaaatcccactctTTCACCTACAAGTTGTGTAACTTTTAGCTGGTGCTGGGGAGGAAGAAaactttcctctacccttctaggttcttctggcttgtttaagaattaaattgaAACAAGACAGATGAACAGGAGGAAATCAAATTTAATTTCGTAAGTATGGGAGTCTCACGTACATGAGAGTGTCAGAGACAGAAAGGTAAAATCAGGTACTTAcgccatcctgagctaaggagtGGGATAGGGGCCTGGGGCTTCCAAGGGCAGGAGGCTCATTCACAGGACAATAAGTGTTACCAAAGCAGGTCTGTTTACCCAACACACAGCAAACCAAACTCTGAGATGCCAAGATTTGCGGCAGAGGAAGAGCGTGTTCACAGGAAGGCAATTGAGGAGACGGGAGAACAAGCCTCAGATCCGCCTCCCCCAAGGCGAGGGGGTTGGGATAGCTATGGAACAAGCAGGTGGGCTTGGCACGGGGAAAGGTGATTGGTACTTACCGTGATCTGAGGGTAAAGTTTTCCAGTCCTCTGACGTCAAAAGGccattcatgggcttccctggtggcgcagtggttgagagtccgcctgccaatgcagggaacacaggttcatgccccggtccgggaagatcccacatgccgcgcagcggctgggcccgcgagccatggccgctgagcctgcgcatccagcaacgggagaggccacaacagtgagaggcccacgaaccacacacacacacacacacacacacacacacacaaaaggctaTTCATCATATACCTCTGCAGGCCCAGCTTTAGGGGTGGTGGTCCCAACCAGCCTTAGCTGGCTTGCACTGGACAAGAACTGGCTCCAAGTTCCTGTAAGACAATTGGGTTACGTGAAGCTGGGAAGCTATgcaattaaagaggaaaaaagggaaagacagaaaaaataactaaaacaagCTTAGTCAGTGAAGGCAGCTTACAAGCAGAGGGGTTTTTACAAGCTGTTCCCCTGTCTGTTGCTCTGAAAGACAAGCTCAAGAATTCCTCTTAGCTAACCATCAGCTTTCATTAACTCTGTGAGGTACGGTTTCACAAGAAGATGAGCAGATGTTTGGTAATTAGGTGTTTGCCCTGCCATGTAGATAGTGCCACTTAGATAAAATTTACCTCTGGGAATAACTCTTTCTCTGGGAAAAATCCCCAATTTAAATTCCTGTAGTTAGTTAAGGGAGGAGCAGTAGTTTCTCTCAAGCCCACAGGGTCTCTactgcctttagctcaaaataaccCACATGCCAAAGTAGCACATCTTGGGGAGGTCTGTTCTGAACCCTACACTTGTAAcctaacctccctgagcctcagtctcaacctctgtgaaatggggacaataaAACCTACCCCATGGCGTTGTATGAGGATCCCGTGAGGTGATGCGTGTGGAGTGCCGGCATAGGGCCTGACCCAGGGGAAGCCCCGGTCAGTGCCAGTTCTTGTCagtcacacagagacacacagacacaaagacCACTCATGTGGTTACGTAAGAGGATGAGGCCAGTACTGAACCCAAGTTCCGCTGCTCACCACTCAAAAGGCcaataatgggcttccctggtggcacagtggttgagagtccgcctgctgatgcaggggacacgggttcgtgccccggtccgggaagatcccacatgccgcggagcagctgggcccgtgagccatggccgctgagcctgtgcgtccggagcctgtgctccacgacgggagaggccacaacagtgagaggcctgcgtaccacacacacacaaaaaaggccaATACTAGGGGGACAAGTGTTGGTGGGAAAGGAACATCTGCTTGATTCAGCAGTCTTCATCTGGCAGGGGTCGGCTTCCTGTAAAAAGAACTTAGGAACGTGTGTCAGGCCTTTAACTGTGTcttcagggaactgggagtttGGTGCCTCTGCTCTGTGGCTGGTCTGTCATCTAAACTGTTACCAGTTTCCCAGCACAACTAGTCtttgtttttacatcttcatgtttccTAACCATTAACTCTTGAGCCAGCCTTCTGAGtctcaggggaggcctgggagacgaAAGCTTtgctacaaacaagaggcaggtggaggacatgggttggggctgggttggggaggtctgtcccaggaaggccccacaggACCCTGCTTGGTTACAGTTACACTCACACACCGCAGAGCCACAAACACTGAAGCCCAAAGCCACAGCAagttcacacacagacacacacagaggcacacagaTCTGAGGGTCCCAGGGAGCTGCCCTGTCCAGGCTCTTGCTCAGCCTCCGCAGCCCCAACCTCACCCTCTCGCCCCAGACAGAAGCCATCTGGCTGGAGGTGGATCTGACCCACTCTTCTGAGAGAGCTGGCGACATCAAAGGGAGCCCTTTAAGCCCCTTTCCACTTTGCTGTGCTGGTGGAGGGGGCCCTGCCTTGGTTCCTGCAGACACTCTGgagtccccagccccaggcatgAAACCCTACCGCCCACTCCTTTATTTTTTGATCTGGCGGAGTAGAGGTAGGAGGTACAGCCAGGAAAGGATTTTTCATCTGTAATCCACgaagacacagacacacccacCGAGACACAGGCAGACAGGACATAAAAGCATCTGCATTATACTTATAGGCCACAGCTCTCTGCCCGGCAGGGAGGGGACCTAGCACCCTCTCAGATCCAAATCCACTGACTCCAAATTCAGGgctttttactttattcatttagCACTATctccaccaccatccccatccccactggGACCACTATCACCACCCTCATCACGATTATTACTGTGATCACCGCCACCACCAGCAATAATAGCATTGCCATCACCACTATCGCCATCATAACTGCCAtcatcacctccatcaccaccattaacgccatccccaccaccaccattatcacCCCATTATAGCCACCACCAAAACTGCCATCGCGACATCATCATACCATCCTTGTCTGAACAGATGGAGGAGCCCTCTTGGATCCTGACACAGCATGGAGGAAAGACCCAATgagaagggcagagggagggcGACAGGCTTCCTAGGAGCCCAGGGGACAAGGTCCAGAAGCTCAGGCCTCTGCAGCATCCCTAGTTTCTCCCAAAGTTCAACCCTGCTGGAGACAGTGTCTTCCCGGCCAAGTCTGAgcctccttccctgccctcctcccagcccacaAAGAACTGGTCCCCATCAAGCATGGTCCTCGTGGTTTCCCTGTGCCAGAGCCAGCCGTGGAGAGAGAGAAACCCAgcaggggcggggcagggaggggcagcaCCCTGGCTGCACCCACGGGATTGGCCAACCTGTGCCCTCTCGGCCAGCACCTGACTTAGAAGGTTCCTCAAAGAGACAGTGGCCTCAGCCTCCGCCCTGAGCTCTGCCCATCTCAGCCATGAGGTACGCACCCAGTGGGCAGAGTGGGCCTCAGGGGCCATCCTGAGGCAGCGGTGAGGTGGGAGGGGGCCAGCAGGCCCCGTGGGGGACACCGTGGACAAGTTCCAGATGATCTTCCAGTTCCTGCAGTCCAACCAGGAGTCCTTCATGAACGGCATCTGCAGCATCGTGGCCCTGGCCAGCGCCCAGATGTACTCCGCCTTCGACTTCAACTGCCCCTGCCTGCGGGCTACAACGTGGCCTACAGCGCCAGCATTCTGCTGGCGCCACCTCTGGTGCTCTTTCTGCTCGGTCTGGTCATGAACAACAACGTGTCCATGCTGGCTGAAGAGTGGACGCGGCCACCGGGCCGCCGGGCCACGGACCCCGCTGTGCTGCGCTACATGTTCTGCTCCATGGCTCAGCGCGCCCTCATCGCACCTGTCGTCTGGGTGGCCGTCACACTGCTGGATGGCAAGTGCTTCCTCTGTGCCTTCTGCACTGCTGTGCCCGTGACCATGCTGGGCAACGGCAGCCTGGACCCAGGCCCGCCCCCGCCCGGCCCCCGGCCTGCCCCCGCCCGAGCTCGCCCGCCTGCTGGCCCGGGTGCCCTGCCCCAAGGTCTATGACGGCGACTGGCTGCTGGCCCGTGAGGTGGCCGTGCACTACCTGTGCTGCATCTCGCAGGTAAGGGGCCAGATGGCCTTGGGCTGGGTCTCCCCTCACAGACCGGGTCCCTCGGAAAGGACCCCATCCCCCATCTCGAAATGGGGCTTCCTCAGGACGTGATCATGTTTCCCCAAATAGATGTAGGCCCCCAGCCAGGGCTGGGTCTCCCTCCTCAGACGGAGCTCCATGGGGCAGGGGCATATTTCCCCAAAGGAGGCCAGGGCCTCCAAAGGCAGAACCATGTGTCTTCCCTCAGGTCAGTGCCACCTGGGGAAGGAGCACTGTGCCCTGTGCTGAGGTCCCCAGAGGGGACCCAACTGCTCAGCCAGCCCCCCATCCTCCACCCTGAGCTCCAGTTTGGAAATCTGGGGGAATTTGCATCCATTTCCTCTTCCAGGCTGGAGCAGTGGTGACGCCAGTGTATGGTGAGCCATTTGGGTACATTTCCCTGGTAAATGTCCCCAGCTGACACTCCCTGCTCAGGGAGTGGGAGCTGAGGGGCCGGTGCCCCTGGAAGGGAGGCCTGAGTGAGGGGGATGCACTGTTGGGATGTGCCCcaaaggaagggatggaggacCCACTGATGGGGAAATCTAGAGCTCAGCTCCCTCAGCCTCGCTCCCACGACCTCTGCCCCTCTGGTCCCTCACCCGTCTGAGCCCCTCAGACCTCCTCTGCAGTTATTGTGTGTGGGGAGGAAGACCCAGGCAGGGACCCAGGCTgtcagggaggggacagggggCTGGGCCTGCCCTGCAAGCCTGGAGAAACATGCACACTCTGCTCCAGCGAATCCAGACACCCCCGCTCCCCCTCCAGCCTGGACTCTCCCCTGTGGGGCTTGCGTCGCCACCAGGCACCCACGTGAACCTCACGCTCCGAGCGTACAATCTGAACTCTGCTTCCCCCACAACCTGCACCTCCTCTCCTGTGGGTACTTGTCCGTCATCCCAGGCCTCGGGGCCTGGGGCAGCTG from Mesoplodon densirostris isolate mMesDen1 chromosome 1, mMesDen1 primary haplotype, whole genome shotgun sequence includes:
- the CALHM1 gene encoding LOW QUALITY PROTEIN: calcium homeostasis modulator protein 1 (The sequence of the model RefSeq protein was modified relative to this genomic sequence to represent the inferred CDS: inserted 1 base in 1 codon; deleted 1 base in 1 codon) → MALYEDPTEAIWLEVDLTHSSERAGDIKGSPLSPFPLCCAGPVGDTVDKFQMIFQFLQSNQESFMNGICSIVALASAQMYSAFDFNCPCLXGYNVAYSASILLAPPLVLFLLGLVMNNNVSMLAEEWTRPPGRRATDPAVLRYMFCSMAQRALIAPVVWVAVTLLDGKCFLCAFCTAVPVTMLGNGSLTQARPRPAPGLPPPELARLLARVPCPKVYDGDWLLAREVAVHYLCCISQALGWSFVLLTTLLAFVVRSVWPCFTQAAFLKSKYWSHYIDTEHKLFDEAFTEHAKAFPKVCIQQFFEAMIHDLELGHGHGALAAVPAGSAAPTATDSANEEREKLRGITDQGTMNRLLMRWHERKPPLRLSQEEPLVGNGWAGGGSWPSRKEMATYLSKV